Proteins from a genomic interval of Kitasatospora herbaricolor:
- a CDS encoding ATP-binding protein, producing the protein MALAPVLDHGLGPEPDRTSGTVQAFASATPTATGRGDTRADGLRKPGGSVAFRPPGGLFAARPGEPRPERRGPDAVRTLDPWAPDTRTPEARTPEARTPEARTPGLWTPDPWRPDGRVPEARTSGTRPPDTRPADSRPVEARTPDARTPWSRSDALAGRFRLHRAVGDWLRRAAADRPVAIVLDDLHAADRETRDLLADLAGGPPTPGLLLVLAHRPGEGDLTDALAVLARRSPHRVPLAGLGEADAGRLIGSVCAAAVDRRTVHALADRTGGNPFYLLESARLLAREGALVAVHEVPQGVRDVLRRRFDRLPPTAVAALRLAAVVGREADAEVLLRASDADEDELLEALEAAVEGGLLTEPRPGTVRFNHALVRDTLYADLSGLRRARLHGRVAEALRELRPDRIQALAHHYTQAATSATAHLAVDYCVRAAEAAERRYAHETSAALLRQALDGLDRLPPDGGDREARRTALLADLLRAQVRMGAVAAATETKATALRLAREAGRHDLLIEAWTAWTEPTPWVTHPYGSFDQAAVDSITALLDRPGMPAATRCRLLDALTYELDCSGRPEGWVAAAEALAIARAEGDPRLLAMALAAQARVHDYELASELRGATAAELARVATEHDLPAYRWHAEYLASSVAATAGDLPALRAHVEAAREIAETYGLAELLDVGNGQLAMLASAAGRTGEAQRLYALTVAGLRARGSVHAEGFAALATVVTALQEGRLAAQLPLIERMRDVYGSLAADIHALALLALGRPAEARAARAEPTALPPDYYRSLFLTVRAMAVTALEEHAEAAGLMADLLPLRDLVAGSASTSMALRPVAQSLGELALMLGRPEEAAGHFRQAAAVARRWESAAWTAEAERALADLGPLD; encoded by the coding sequence GTGGCCCTGGCGCCCGTCCTGGACCACGGCCTGGGCCCGGAACCGGACCGCACCTCGGGCACCGTCCAGGCCTTCGCGTCGGCGACGCCGACCGCCACCGGGCGGGGTGACACCAGGGCCGACGGCCTGCGCAAGCCCGGTGGGTCGGTGGCCTTCCGCCCGCCGGGCGGCCTGTTCGCCGCCCGTCCCGGGGAGCCGCGCCCGGAGCGCCGGGGCCCGGACGCCGTCCGCACCCTCGACCCGTGGGCACCGGACACCCGTACGCCCGAGGCCCGTACGCCCGAGGCCCGCACGCCCGAGGCCCGTACGCCCGGCCTCTGGACGCCCGACCCGTGGAGACCCGACGGCCGGGTGCCCGAGGCACGGACCTCCGGCACCCGCCCGCCCGACACCCGGCCGGCCGACTCCCGCCCGGTGGAGGCCCGTACGCCGGACGCCCGCACCCCGTGGAGCCGCTCCGACGCCCTGGCCGGGCGGTTCCGGCTGCACCGGGCCGTCGGCGACTGGCTGCGCCGGGCCGCCGCCGACCGGCCGGTGGCGATCGTGCTGGACGACCTGCACGCCGCCGACCGGGAGACCCGCGACCTGCTGGCCGACCTGGCCGGCGGCCCGCCCACCCCCGGACTGCTGCTGGTGCTGGCACACCGCCCCGGCGAGGGCGACCTCACCGACGCGCTGGCCGTCCTGGCCCGCCGCTCGCCGCACCGGGTCCCGCTGGCCGGGCTCGGGGAGGCCGACGCGGGGCGCCTGATCGGCTCGGTCTGCGCGGCCGCCGTCGACCGGCGGACGGTGCACGCGCTGGCCGACCGCACCGGCGGCAACCCGTTCTACCTGCTGGAGAGCGCCCGGCTGCTGGCCCGCGAAGGGGCCCTGGTCGCCGTCCACGAGGTGCCGCAGGGCGTCCGGGACGTGCTGCGCCGGCGCTTCGACCGGCTGCCGCCGACCGCGGTGGCCGCCCTGCGACTGGCCGCCGTGGTCGGCCGCGAGGCGGACGCCGAGGTGCTGCTGCGCGCCTCGGACGCCGACGAGGACGAGCTGCTCGAAGCCCTCGAGGCGGCCGTCGAGGGCGGCCTGCTGACCGAACCCCGGCCCGGCACCGTCCGGTTCAACCACGCCCTGGTCCGCGACACCCTGTACGCCGACCTCAGCGGGCTGCGCCGGGCCCGGCTGCACGGCAGGGTCGCCGAGGCGCTGCGCGAGCTGCGCCCGGACCGGATCCAGGCCCTCGCCCACCACTACACCCAGGCCGCCACCAGCGCCACGGCCCATCTGGCCGTCGACTACTGCGTCCGCGCGGCCGAGGCCGCGGAGCGCCGCTACGCCCACGAGACCTCCGCCGCCCTGCTCCGGCAGGCGCTGGACGGGCTCGACCGGCTCCCCCCGGACGGCGGGGACCGCGAGGCCCGGCGCACCGCCCTGCTCGCCGACCTGCTGCGCGCCCAGGTCCGGATGGGCGCGGTGGCCGCCGCCACCGAGACCAAGGCGACCGCGCTGCGCCTCGCCCGCGAGGCCGGGCGCCACGACCTGCTGATCGAGGCCTGGACGGCCTGGACCGAGCCCACCCCCTGGGTCACCCACCCGTACGGCAGCTTCGACCAGGCGGCCGTCGACTCGATCACCGCGCTGCTGGACCGCCCCGGCATGCCGGCCGCCACCCGCTGCCGGCTGCTCGACGCGCTCACCTACGAACTCGACTGCTCCGGCCGGCCGGAGGGGTGGGTGGCGGCCGCCGAGGCACTGGCGATCGCCCGGGCCGAGGGCGACCCGCGCCTGCTCGCGATGGCCCTGGCCGCGCAGGCCCGGGTGCACGACTACGAACTGGCCTCCGAACTGCGCGGGGCGACGGCCGCCGAACTCGCCCGGGTGGCCACCGAGCACGACCTGCCCGCCTACCGCTGGCACGCCGAGTACCTCGCCTCCTCGGTGGCGGCGACCGCGGGCGACCTGCCCGCGCTGCGGGCCCACGTCGAGGCCGCCCGGGAGATCGCCGAGACCTACGGGCTGGCCGAACTCCTCGACGTCGGCAACGGGCAGCTGGCCATGCTGGCCTCCGCCGCCGGCCGCACCGGGGAGGCCCAGCGGCTGTACGCCCTGACGGTGGCCGGCCTGCGGGCCCGCGGCTCGGTGCACGCCGAGGGGTTCGCCGCGCTGGCCACCGTGGTGACGGCCCTGCAGGAGGGCCGGCTGGCCGCCCAGCTGCCGCTGATCGAGCGGATGCGCGACGTCTACGGCTCGCTGGCCGCCGACATCCACGCGCTCGCCCTGCTCGCCCTGGGCCGGCCGGCCGAGGCCCGGGCGGCCCGCGCCGAGCCCACCGCCCTGCCGCCGGACTACTACCGGTCGCTCTTCCTCACCGTGCGGGCGATGGCCGTGACCGCGCTGGAGGAGCACGCGGAGGCGGCCGGGCTGATGGCGGACCTGCTCCCGCTGCGCGACCTGGTGGCGGGCAGCGCCAGCACCTCCATGGCCCTGCGGCCGGTCGCCCAGTCGCTCGGCGAGCTGGCCCTGATGCTGGGCCGGCCGGAGGAGGCCGCCGGGCACTTCCGGCAGGCGGCCGCGGTCGCCCGGCGCTGGGAGTCCGCCGCCTGGACGGCCGAGGCCGAACGCGCGCTCGCCGACCTCGGCCCGCTGGACTGA
- a CDS encoding MMPL family transporter, with protein sequence MSSLLGRLGGAAAARPWRTLVAWLLLLTAAFALALTVGGTPRDSYRVPGTPSQAGADLLAERFPEMSGAGARVVVHDRDGARVPDAVLGELTGRLTGLRGTPIVAPPVFSQSGDTALIALTYRIPVTSFEGSEGLDALRAAAEPVERSGLQVEFGGQLPENFSAPSGTAEAIGIVAALIILVLALGTVVSAGLPLIVALAGLGLGSALVYLLAAVTDISATAPTVATMVGLGVGIDYALLLVSRHVEGLRKGLTPQRAAAEATATAGSSVVVAGSTVLVSLLGLKLAGLATYSSFGYATFVVVGAVMLASLTLVPALCSLAGPRLLRRAERRGAGKPAAGPAGPTRTERWARLIGRRPVAAALTSLVVMLALAAPMLAMRTWPQDAGIQAESNTTRKAYDLVTAGYGPGANGPLLVTVDLRKVAAAELPAIAARLQADPGVAAVAPALLNGAGDAAVVAVQPRTGPQDTETRHLLDRMRAGLLPQGAEVTGVVAVFADISDRLASRLWVVVPFVVALSLILLTLLFRAPVIALKAAAMNLLSVAAAYGVMTAVFQTDAGAGLLGLPHSVPVSSWVPILMFTVLFGLSMDYEVFLLSRVREDWLATGDARGSVERGLSATGRVISSAAAIMVAVFIGFAIDPDVTVKMMGVGMAAAVLVDATIVRLVLVPATMTLLGRANWWLPAWLDRLLPELRIEHGDGPAPAARERERVGV encoded by the coding sequence ATGTCCTCCCTCCTCGGCCGCCTCGGCGGCGCCGCGGCGGCCAGACCGTGGCGCACCCTGGTCGCCTGGCTGCTGCTCCTCACCGCGGCCTTCGCGCTCGCGCTCACCGTCGGCGGCACACCGCGCGACTCGTACCGGGTGCCCGGCACCCCCTCGCAGGCCGGCGCCGACCTGCTGGCCGAGCGCTTCCCCGAGATGTCCGGCGCCGGGGCCCGGGTGGTCGTGCACGACCGCGACGGCGCCCGGGTTCCCGACGCCGTGCTGGGCGAGCTGACCGGCCGGCTGACCGGGCTGCGCGGCACCCCGATCGTGGCGCCGCCGGTGTTCTCGCAGTCCGGCGACACGGCGCTGATCGCCCTCACCTACCGGATACCCGTCACCTCCTTCGAGGGTTCCGAGGGTCTGGACGCGCTGCGCGCGGCCGCCGAGCCGGTCGAACGCAGCGGGCTGCAGGTCGAGTTCGGCGGCCAGCTGCCGGAGAACTTCTCGGCCCCCTCGGGCACCGCCGAGGCGATCGGCATCGTCGCGGCGCTGATCATCCTGGTGCTCGCGCTCGGCACCGTGGTCTCGGCGGGCCTGCCGCTGATCGTCGCGCTGGCCGGCCTGGGCCTGGGCAGCGCGCTGGTGTACCTGCTCGCCGCGGTCACCGACATCAGCGCCACCGCGCCCACCGTCGCCACCATGGTCGGCCTCGGGGTCGGCATCGACTACGCGTTGCTGCTGGTCAGCCGCCATGTCGAGGGCCTGCGCAAGGGGCTGACACCGCAGCGGGCCGCAGCCGAGGCGACCGCCACGGCCGGCTCCTCGGTGGTGGTGGCCGGCTCCACCGTCCTGGTCTCGCTGCTGGGCCTGAAGCTCGCCGGCCTGGCCACCTACTCCTCCTTCGGCTACGCGACCTTCGTGGTGGTCGGCGCGGTGATGCTGGCCTCGCTCACCCTCGTCCCGGCGCTCTGCTCGCTGGCCGGGCCGCGGCTGCTGCGCCGGGCCGAGCGGCGCGGGGCCGGGAAGCCCGCCGCCGGGCCGGCCGGCCCGACCCGCACCGAGCGCTGGGCCCGGCTGATCGGCCGCCGGCCGGTGGCCGCGGCGCTGACCTCGCTGGTGGTGATGCTGGCGCTGGCGGCGCCGATGCTGGCGATGCGCACCTGGCCGCAGGACGCCGGCATCCAGGCGGAGTCCAACACCACCCGCAAGGCGTACGACCTGGTGACCGCCGGGTACGGGCCGGGGGCGAACGGACCGCTGCTGGTCACGGTCGACCTGCGCAAGGTGGCCGCCGCCGAACTCCCGGCGATCGCGGCCCGGTTGCAGGCCGACCCGGGTGTCGCCGCGGTGGCCCCGGCGCTGCTGAACGGTGCGGGGGACGCGGCCGTGGTCGCCGTCCAGCCGCGGACCGGCCCTCAGGACACCGAGACCCGGCACCTGCTGGACCGGATGCGCGCCGGCCTGCTGCCGCAGGGCGCCGAGGTGACCGGTGTGGTGGCGGTCTTCGCCGACATCTCGGACCGGCTGGCGTCCCGGCTCTGGGTGGTGGTCCCGTTCGTGGTGGCGCTGTCCCTGATCCTGCTGACCCTGCTCTTCCGGGCGCCGGTGATCGCGCTGAAGGCGGCCGCGATGAACCTGCTCTCGGTGGCCGCCGCGTACGGCGTGATGACGGCGGTCTTCCAGACCGACGCGGGGGCCGGGCTGCTCGGCCTGCCGCACTCGGTGCCGGTGTCCTCCTGGGTGCCGATCCTGATGTTCACGGTGCTGTTCGGCCTCTCGATGGACTACGAGGTCTTCCTGCTGTCCCGGGTCCGCGAGGACTGGCTGGCCACCGGGGACGCCCGCGGCAGCGTGGAGCGCGGGCTCTCCGCGACCGGCCGGGTGATCAGCAGCGCGGCGGCGATCATGGTGGCGGTCTTCATCGGGTTCGCGATCGACCCGGACGTGACCGTCAAGATGATGGGGGTCGGCATGGCGGCCGCCGTCCTGGTGGACGCGACGATCGTCCGGCTGGTCCTCGTCCCGGCCACGATGACCCTGCTCGGCCGCGCCAACTGGTGGCTGCCGGCCTGGCTGGACCGCCTGCTGCCCGAGCTGAGGATCGAGCACGGGGACGGTCCGGCGCCCGCCGCCAGGGAGCGCGAGCGGGTCGGTGTCTGA
- a CDS encoding TetR/AcrR family transcriptional regulator → MATQDRLIESTQELLWERGYVGTSPKAIQQRAGVGQGSMYHHFDGKPDLAAAALRRSAEEMRAVAEERLAGPGTAYQRIEAYLLREREVLRGCRIGRMAQDPEVVADPRLRAPVEETFDWLRGRIAEVIAEGRAAGEFAPGADPADTAAAVVAVVQGGYVLARAADSVEPFRQAVRGALGLLAGLNTRAGA, encoded by the coding sequence ATGGCAACCCAGGACCGGCTGATCGAGAGCACCCAGGAACTCCTCTGGGAACGCGGCTACGTCGGCACCAGCCCCAAGGCGATCCAGCAGCGGGCCGGCGTCGGGCAGGGCAGCATGTACCACCACTTCGACGGCAAGCCCGACCTCGCGGCCGCCGCGCTGCGGCGCAGCGCCGAGGAGATGCGCGCCGTCGCCGAGGAGCGGCTGGCCGGGCCCGGCACCGCCTACCAGCGGATCGAGGCGTACCTGCTGCGCGAGCGCGAGGTGCTGCGCGGCTGCCGGATCGGCCGGATGGCGCAGGACCCGGAGGTGGTCGCCGACCCGCGGCTGCGGGCCCCCGTCGAGGAGACCTTCGACTGGCTGCGCGGCCGGATCGCCGAGGTGATCGCCGAGGGCCGGGCGGCCGGCGAGTTCGCCCCCGGGGCCGACCCGGCGGACACCGCGGCCGCCGTGGTCGCGGTCGTCCAGGGCGGCTACGTGCTGGCCCGGGCCGCCGACAGCGTGGAGCCGTTCCGGCAGGCCGTACGCGGAGCCCTCGGTCTGCTCGCCGGCCTGAACACCCGGGCCGGCGCCTGA
- a CDS encoding DUF4865 family protein yields the protein MHAMQYEITLPADYDMEIIRKRVATRGHLMDDHPGLGLKAYLIRERGDASGSPVNQYAPFYLWNTVEGMNGFLWGPGFRGVVTDFGRPVVRHWLGAGFRPGPAVDAVPLSATRRTERIPEGTDPAEAVERAFAELPEDEALHSAAVAVDPGRWELLRTALWRGGPPERSGTRYQLLHLSRPGLHDLPAGRHW from the coding sequence GTGCACGCGATGCAGTACGAGATCACCCTGCCCGCCGACTACGACATGGAGATCATCCGCAAGCGGGTCGCCACCCGCGGCCACCTGATGGACGACCACCCGGGGCTCGGCCTGAAGGCCTACCTGATCCGGGAACGCGGCGACGCGAGCGGCTCACCGGTGAACCAGTACGCGCCGTTCTACCTCTGGAACACCGTCGAGGGGATGAACGGCTTCCTCTGGGGGCCCGGCTTCCGGGGCGTCGTCACCGACTTCGGCCGCCCGGTGGTCCGGCACTGGCTGGGGGCCGGGTTCCGGCCCGGCCCGGCCGTGGACGCCGTGCCGCTCAGCGCCACCCGCCGCACCGAGCGCATCCCGGAGGGCACCGACCCCGCCGAGGCGGTCGAACGGGCGTTCGCCGAACTGCCCGAGGACGAGGCGCTGCACAGCGCGGCCGTCGCCGTCGACCCCGGCCGCTGGGAGCTGCTGCGCACCGCCCTGTGGCGCGGCGGCCCGCCGGAGCGGTCCGGCACCCGGTACCAGCTGCTCCACCTGTCCCGCCCGGGACTCCACGACCTGCCGGCCGGCCGGCACTGGTGA
- a CDS encoding carboxymuconolactone decarboxylase family protein, whose product MALPDLTPAPPDREAGYRLLDELAGQETQDTTLRGLDELAPGFPDWIVTSLFGGTYQRPGLELRDRQLVNLAALATLGGVEPQLADHVRNSLRIGLTREQVVEVMVHLAPYVGVPKALAGLRVVAATLAEEVPDAGAGA is encoded by the coding sequence ATGGCACTGCCCGACCTCACCCCCGCCCCGCCCGACCGCGAGGCCGGCTACCGGCTGCTGGACGAGCTGGCCGGCCAGGAGACCCAGGACACGACCCTGCGCGGCCTGGACGAGCTGGCGCCCGGCTTTCCGGACTGGATCGTCACCAGTCTCTTCGGCGGCACCTACCAGCGCCCCGGCCTCGAACTGCGGGACCGCCAGCTGGTCAACCTCGCCGCGCTGGCCACCCTCGGCGGGGTGGAGCCGCAGCTCGCCGACCACGTCCGCAACAGCCTGCGGATCGGGCTGACCCGGGAGCAGGTCGTCGAAGTGATGGTCCACCTGGCGCCGTACGTCGGGGTGCCCAAGGCGCTGGCCGGCCTGCGGGTGGTCGCCGCCACCCTCGCGGAAGAGGTGCCGGACGCCGGGGCCGGCGCGTGA
- a CDS encoding phosphotriesterase family protein, whose protein sequence is MSAVRTVLGDVDPALLGVCDAHDHLFLASPRLPGQELDDPEAAGVELRAFAAAGGRALVQWTPYGMGRGGDRLAGLSRASGVHLVAATGLHQDVHYDPAVLRGLSGPGALARLFVEELTTGLREDGARPGGEPAGEPSGVRAGLVKVAGGFHGLDGHARRVMTAAAEAHHATGAPIGVHHELGTGAPDVLDLLVDGLGVPPERVILGHLNRFPDLRLHRQVAESGAFIALDGPSRANHATDHHLFDTLAALVEAGHAGQLLLGGDTTTRAARGAPGLSFLVGGLAARITREFGADLAGLLLVANPARAFAADWA, encoded by the coding sequence GTGAGCGCCGTCCGCACCGTGCTCGGGGACGTCGACCCGGCGCTGCTCGGCGTCTGCGACGCCCACGACCACCTCTTCCTCGCCTCCCCCCGGCTGCCCGGCCAGGAACTGGACGACCCGGAGGCGGCCGGGGTCGAACTGCGGGCCTTCGCCGCCGCCGGCGGCCGGGCCCTGGTGCAGTGGACGCCGTACGGGATGGGCCGCGGCGGCGACCGGCTCGCCGGTCTCTCCCGCGCCAGCGGCGTCCACCTGGTCGCGGCCACAGGCCTGCACCAGGACGTGCACTACGACCCGGCCGTGCTGCGGGGACTGTCCGGGCCCGGCGCCCTGGCCCGGCTGTTCGTCGAGGAGCTGACGACGGGTCTGCGCGAGGACGGCGCCCGGCCGGGCGGGGAGCCGGCGGGGGAGCCGTCCGGCGTGCGGGCCGGCCTGGTCAAGGTGGCCGGCGGGTTCCACGGCCTGGACGGGCACGCCCGCCGGGTGATGACGGCCGCCGCCGAGGCCCACCACGCCACCGGTGCGCCGATCGGCGTGCACCACGAGCTCGGCACCGGCGCCCCCGACGTGCTGGACCTGCTGGTCGACGGCCTCGGCGTGCCGCCCGAGCGGGTGATCCTCGGACACCTCAACCGGTTCCCCGACCTGCGGCTGCACCGGCAGGTGGCGGAGTCGGGCGCCTTCATCGCGCTCGACGGCCCGTCCCGGGCCAACCACGCCACCGACCACCACCTCTTCGACACCCTGGCCGCCCTGGTCGAGGCGGGCCACGCCGGTCAGCTGCTGCTCGGCGGTGACACCACCACCCGGGCGGCCCGGGGGGCGCCCGGCCTGTCCTTCCTGGTCGGCGGCCTGGCGGCCCGGATCACCCGGGAGTTCGGCGCGGATCTGGCCGGGCTGCTGCTGGTGGCCAACCCGGCCCGGGCCTTCGCGGCCGACTGGGCCTGA
- a CDS encoding nucleotidyltransferase domain-containing protein, with product MTAPGLDQDGCIAREGALDRVPPAFAAVVADSRARVTALFGPERLHSAYLYGSVPRGTATPGVSDLDLLLALRRPPTAADRADAAVLEAGLDAAHPVIDGAGILLLDVDTLLGERERHDLGWFVACLCTPLLGEDLAARLPRYRPTSLLARETNGDLGGLLPRWRERLAAARTDAEVRALARAVGRRTVRTGLTLVMPRWGGWTSDLDTSAEVFGRYYPERAGHLRLAADLGRRPSADRAALAVLIEDLGPWLAAEYTAVHGVKAPRPAGP from the coding sequence ATGACTGCTCCAGGACTCGACCAGGACGGCTGCATCGCCCGCGAGGGCGCCCTCGACCGGGTGCCGCCCGCCTTCGCTGCGGTGGTGGCCGACTCCCGGGCCCGCGTCACGGCGCTGTTCGGCCCGGAGCGGCTGCACAGCGCCTACCTCTACGGCAGCGTCCCGCGCGGCACCGCCACCCCCGGGGTCTCCGACCTCGACCTGCTGCTCGCCCTGCGCCGGCCCCCCACCGCCGCCGACCGGGCCGACGCCGCGGTTCTGGAGGCCGGACTGGACGCCGCCCACCCCGTGATCGACGGCGCCGGGATCCTGCTCCTCGACGTGGACACCCTGCTCGGCGAACGCGAACGCCACGACCTCGGCTGGTTCGTCGCCTGCCTCTGCACCCCGCTGCTGGGCGAGGACCTCGCCGCCCGGCTGCCGCGCTACCGCCCGACCTCGCTGCTCGCCCGGGAGACCAACGGCGACCTGGGCGGCCTCCTCCCCCGCTGGCGCGAGCGGCTGGCCGCCGCCCGCACCGACGCCGAGGTCCGGGCGCTCGCCAGGGCCGTCGGCCGCCGCACGGTACGCACCGGCCTCACCCTGGTGATGCCGCGCTGGGGCGGCTGGACCAGCGATCTCGACACCTCCGCGGAGGTGTTCGGCCGCTACTACCCCGAGCGCGCCGGGCACCTGCGGCTGGCCGCCGACCTCGGCCGCCGCCCCTCGGCCGACCGAGCCGCGCTCGCCGTACTGATCGAGGACCTCGGGCCCTGGCTGGCGGCCGAGTACACCGCCGTCCACGGGGTGAAGGCCCCGCGGCCCGCCGGCCCCTGA
- a CDS encoding TetR/AcrR family transcriptional regulator — MGVEPAGPLDEYGIPVIPAPVDVSQRKRQAIIDAALVEFLREGYSAASMDAITNRSGVSKATIYKHFGNKERLFLAVVGGILPQTYARLECGAAGIADAPDLRTALIDLAVDWAHILLRPDIMSLRRLVIGEIDRFPQLGQLWYRVTFDMYNEPLITAFTELRARGELDAPDPALAVQQFVAATVGVPQLVHTFRADAETSEDELARIIGSGVDLVLARYATKA, encoded by the coding sequence ATGGGAGTCGAGCCCGCGGGCCCGCTGGACGAGTACGGGATCCCCGTCATCCCGGCCCCCGTCGACGTGTCGCAGCGCAAGCGGCAGGCGATCATCGACGCCGCCTTGGTGGAGTTCCTCCGCGAGGGCTACTCGGCCGCCTCGATGGACGCCATCACCAACCGCTCCGGGGTCTCCAAGGCCACCATCTACAAGCACTTCGGCAACAAGGAGCGGCTCTTCCTCGCCGTCGTCGGCGGGATACTGCCGCAGACCTACGCCCGTCTGGAGTGCGGCGCCGCCGGCATCGCCGACGCCCCGGACCTGCGCACCGCGCTGATCGACCTCGCCGTCGACTGGGCGCACATCCTGCTCCGGCCCGACATCATGTCGCTGCGCCGGCTGGTCATCGGGGAGATCGACCGGTTCCCGCAGCTCGGCCAGCTCTGGTACCGGGTCACCTTCGACATGTACAACGAGCCGCTGATCACCGCGTTCACCGAACTCCGCGCGCGCGGCGAACTCGACGCCCCCGACCCGGCGCTCGCCGTCCAGCAGTTCGTGGCCGCCACCGTCGGCGTGCCGCAGCTCGTCCACACCTTCCGGGCCGACGCCGAGACCTCCGAGGACGAACTGGCGCGGATCATCGGTTCCGGCGTGGACCTGGTGCTGGCCCGGTACGCGACGAAGGCGTGA
- a CDS encoding NADPH-dependent FMN reductase: MSVSKVFAISGSLRAGSHNTHLLRAAQKFTPGDMEIEIFDGLREIPPYDRDLDTPEARPAVVNELRRRVHEADGLLIATPEYNYSVPGVLKNAIDWLSTDWSGTEGRPLSRKPAAIVGAAPANFGSVRAQLALRQVLAGTDTDVVVKPEVLVFRSHERFDEEGNLTDELSVSLLQDVLTALQGKIDADRARRLAV; this comes from the coding sequence ATGAGCGTCTCCAAGGTCTTCGCCATCTCCGGCTCGCTCCGCGCCGGCTCGCACAACACCCACCTGCTGCGCGCCGCCCAGAAGTTCACCCCGGGCGACATGGAGATCGAGATCTTCGACGGCCTGCGCGAGATCCCCCCGTACGACCGTGACCTGGACACCCCCGAGGCGCGCCCGGCCGTCGTCAACGAGCTGCGCCGCCGGGTGCACGAGGCCGACGGCCTGCTGATCGCCACCCCGGAGTACAACTACTCCGTTCCCGGCGTGCTCAAGAACGCGATCGACTGGCTCAGCACCGACTGGAGCGGCACCGAGGGCCGTCCGCTGTCCCGCAAGCCGGCCGCCATCGTCGGCGCCGCGCCCGCCAACTTCGGCTCGGTCCGCGCCCAGCTGGCCCTGCGCCAGGTGCTCGCCGGGACGGACACCGACGTCGTGGTCAAGCCCGAGGTGCTGGTCTTCCGCTCGCACGAGCGCTTCGACGAGGAGGGCAACCTCACGGACGAGCTCTCCGTCTCGCTCCTGCAGGACGTGCTGACCGCCCTGCAGGGCAAGATCGACGCGGACCGGGCCCGCCGCCTGGCCGTCTGA
- a CDS encoding alpha/beta hydrolase encodes MGLTSHKVLALTVLFAVLVTAGTVRIWPRFARPTWTAVLGRIGTIMATQLALLAVIGLLANNYFAFYSSWDDLLGSGDDGPVEIRTKLDAGHGDRVEPLGRVPVKGGGAVGREPGQAGEIQQVRIPGATTGLSTEGYVYLPPQYFRPEYAHRTFPVVIVTTGFPGDARNLVTRLNYPGAALRLLQSGRMQPTVLVMMRPSPAMPADTECEDVPGGPQSDRYFTEDVPRAVRGSYRVSADPQAWGLMGNSTGGYCSLKLAMRHPDVFPTAVSLSGYYRAAEDATTGDLFRGSPQRRDDADLIRRLNHPPHPKIAVLLAGTREGDGDYRRQTEEFAAAVRAPMKVSSSMLKSGGHNFQTWERLLPSSLEWLSRQLKVPAGT; translated from the coding sequence ATGGGCCTGACGAGCCACAAGGTACTGGCACTGACCGTGCTGTTCGCCGTCCTGGTGACGGCCGGGACGGTCCGGATCTGGCCGAGATTCGCCCGGCCCACCTGGACGGCCGTGCTCGGCCGGATCGGGACGATCATGGCGACCCAGCTCGCCCTGCTGGCGGTGATCGGCCTGCTCGCCAACAACTACTTCGCCTTCTACAGCAGCTGGGACGACCTGCTGGGTTCGGGGGACGACGGCCCGGTCGAGATTCGGACGAAGCTGGACGCCGGCCACGGCGACCGGGTGGAGCCGCTCGGGCGGGTCCCGGTCAAGGGCGGCGGGGCGGTCGGCCGCGAGCCCGGGCAGGCCGGGGAGATCCAGCAGGTGCGGATCCCGGGCGCCACCACCGGGCTCAGCACCGAGGGCTACGTCTACCTGCCGCCGCAGTACTTCCGGCCGGAGTACGCGCACCGGACGTTCCCGGTCGTGATCGTCACCACCGGCTTCCCCGGGGACGCCAGGAACCTGGTGACCAGGCTCAACTACCCCGGGGCCGCGCTCCGGCTGCTGCAGAGCGGCCGGATGCAGCCGACCGTGCTGGTGATGATGCGCCCGTCGCCGGCGATGCCCGCGGACACCGAGTGCGAGGACGTCCCGGGCGGCCCGCAGTCCGACCGGTACTTCACCGAGGACGTCCCCCGGGCCGTGCGCGGCAGCTACCGGGTCTCCGCCGACCCGCAGGCCTGGGGCCTGATGGGCAACTCCACCGGTGGCTACTGCTCCCTGAAGCTGGCCATGCGCCACCCGGACGTGTTCCCGACGGCGGTCTCGCTCTCCGGCTACTACCGCGCCGCCGAGGACGCCACCACCGGCGACCTCTTCCGGGGCAGCCCGCAGCGCCGGGACGACGCCGACCTGATCCGGCGGCTGAACCACCCGCCGCACCCGAAGATCGCCGTGCTGCTGGCCGGAACCCGCGAGGGGGACGGCGACTACCGTCGCCAGACGGAGGAGTTCGCGGCCGCCGTCCGGGCCCCGATGAAGGTGTCGTCCAGCATGCTGAAGAGCGGCGGGCACAACTTCCAGACCTGGGAGCGGCTGCTGCCCTCCTCGCTGGAGTGGCTCTCCCGGCAGCTGAAGGTCCCGGCCGGGACGTGA